The window TGGTTGCCCTGCCGCCGGAGCCGGGCGCGCCGATGGTGGGCTGGCCCGCCAGCGGTAGGAGGCCGAGGAGGTTGCCCCCGAGGCGCTCGAGCTGGTCGGGCGCTTCGAAGTTGGCCACCGCCACCTGGCCGAGAACGCGGCTCTGGCCGTTGGTGAAGGCGCCGACCACCCGGCCCTCGCGGTCGATGCTCACGCCGGTGAGCTCGCCGGCAGCGTAACCGTCCTGGCTGAGGAAGCTCACCGCGGAGGCGCCAGCGAACTGGGTGACGCCCTCGGTGGAGCCGGGGCTGCCGAAGTCGAATTGGAGCGCCTGCGGGCCGCTCGCACCCAACGGCGAGAAGCTGGACTGCTGGGTGGAGGCGGTGAGGGCGCCGTCGCTGTCGAAGGTGAGGGTGCCCGAGGCGACCTCGGTGGGCGTGCCGGCGGTGCCGCCATCCAGCCCGCCGCCGTCGGTCACCGCATGCCACTCCCAGTCGCCGGCGCCGTTCTTGCGGAAGTAGACTTCGAGCTGGTGGGCGCGGCCGAGAGAGTCGTAGGCGGTCACGCTGGTGCTGAAGTTGGAGGTGGCGCCTGCCTGTGCCACGTCCCAGGGACCGACCAGCTCCGCGTCCGCGTGCAGGTTGGCCCGCAGGGTGATCGATTCGGTGGCGCGCGGCGGGGAGGAGACGTCGCCGACCGCCAGGTCGCCGAGGCCGCCGCCCACCGTGCCGGCGCCGTCGGCGGCGTAGCCCTGCACCCGCAGCCCTTCGAGGTTCACGAGGTAGCCGTCGGCGTCGATGGTGAACTGGCCGGCGCGGGTGAAGAACGAGCCCTCGCGGCCCGCGTGGCTGCCGCTCACCACGAAGAAGCCCGGGCCCTGGAGGGCGAGGTCGGTGGCCAGGCCGGTGGTGAGAAGCGCGCCCTGGCTGAGGATGCGCTGTACCGCCTGGAGCTTGACGCCGAGGCCGGTGCCGACGCCCCCGATCATGCTCTGGGCGAGGGCCTCCTCGAATGCGACGCGGCCTCCCTTGAAACCGATGGTGTTGGCGTTGGCGATGTTGTCGCCGATCACGCCGAGCTCGAGACTGTTCGCGGCCAGGCCGGTGACGCCGGTGTAGAGCGAGGAGATCATCTGCGAATCCTTCCAGATCAGGCGGTGTGCAATTCGACGATTTCGGAGAGCTTGATGCGGGTCGTTCCGATCAGCAGTTCGGGGAAGCCGTTCTCGAAGGAGACGCCGTGGGCGACACCCCTGGCGTGCTGCTCCACGGGGACGCTGGCGCCATCCGTGTCGGC of the Vulgatibacter sp. genome contains:
- a CDS encoding flagellar hook protein FlgE: MISSLYTGVTGLAANSLELGVIGDNIANANTIGFKGGRVAFEEALAQSMIGGVGTGLGVKLQAVQRILSQGALLTTGLATDLALQGPGFFVVSGSHAGREGSFFTRAGQFTIDADGYLVNLEGLRVQGYAADGAGTVGGGLGDLAVGDVSSPPRATESITLRANLHADAELVGPWDVAQAGATSNFSTSVTAYDSLGRAHQLEVYFRKNGAGDWEWHAVTDGGGLDGGTAGTPTEVASGTLTFDSDGALTASTQQSSFSPLGASGPQALQFDFGSPGSTEGVTQFAGASAVSFLSQDGYAAGELTGVSIDREGRVVGAFTNGQSRVLGQVAVANFEAPDQLERLGGNLLGLLPLAGQPTIGAPGSGGRATIAAGALEQSNVDLATEFVRMITAQRGFQANSKTITTADQLLSDLIQLKR